One part of the Fretibacterium sp. OH1220_COT-178 genome encodes these proteins:
- a CDS encoding 2-hydroxyacid dehydrogenase codes for MERRGSVYVTRLLPAPIMERLREICDYEVNAEPRPATREELLRGVRGRDAVLCLLNDRIDAEVYDAAGPQCRLFANYGVGYNNIDVPEAHRRGVWITNTPDVLNDATADIAWALLFATARRVAEGDRLMRSETFSWQPEFMLGMDITGRTLGVIGAGRIGRNFARKSRGFDMKVLYAGRRPSPEFEAETGGRFVPMDELLRESDFVSLHVPLTPETRHLIGERELGLMKRTAILINTSRGPVVDEGALVRALESRTIWGAGLDVFENEPDTAPGLSALDNVVMTPHVGSATVETRVNMGLVAVANIAAALEGREPPNLVRA; via the coding sequence ATGGAGCGAAGGGGTAGCGTCTACGTCACACGGCTGCTGCCGGCCCCGATCATGGAGAGGCTGAGGGAGATCTGCGACTATGAGGTCAACGCGGAGCCGCGTCCGGCGACCCGGGAGGAGCTGCTCCGGGGGGTCCGGGGGCGGGACGCCGTGCTGTGCCTCCTGAACGATCGGATCGACGCGGAGGTCTACGACGCGGCGGGGCCGCAGTGCCGCCTGTTCGCCAATTACGGGGTGGGCTACAACAACATCGACGTCCCGGAGGCGCACAGACGGGGCGTGTGGATCACAAACACGCCGGACGTCCTGAACGACGCCACGGCGGATATCGCGTGGGCGCTGCTCTTCGCGACGGCCCGGCGCGTGGCGGAGGGCGACCGGCTGATGCGCTCGGAAACCTTCAGCTGGCAGCCCGAGTTCATGTTGGGCATGGACATTACGGGACGGACCCTGGGGGTGATCGGGGCGGGGCGCATCGGCCGGAACTTCGCGCGCAAGAGCCGCGGGTTCGACATGAAGGTCCTCTACGCGGGCCGGCGTCCCTCCCCCGAGTTCGAGGCGGAGACGGGCGGTCGATTCGTCCCCATGGACGAGCTCCTGAGGGAGTCGGATTTCGTCTCCCTGCACGTGCCCCTGACGCCCGAGACGCGCCACCTGATCGGCGAGCGGGAACTGGGGCTCATGAAGCGGACCGCCATCCTCATCAACACGTCGCGCGGCCCCGTGGTCGACGAGGGGGCGCTGGTGCGCGCCCTGGAGTCCCGTACGATCTGGGGCGCCGGGCTCGACGTCTTCGAGAACGAGCCGGACACGGCGCCCGGCCTGAGCGCGCTGGACAACGTGGTGATGACGCCTCACGTCGGCAGCGCCACCGTGGAGACCCGCGTCAACATGGGGCTTGTCGCGGTGGCGAACATCGCCGCGGCGCTCGAGGGCAGGGAGCCGCCGAACCTGGTGAGGGCCTGA
- a CDS encoding peptidylprolyl isomerase gives MLSCLLLLSPGTARAEERPVAVVQTNMGTFRVELFSDLAPKTAQNFIDLAKKGFYDGVIFHRVIDGFMIQGGDPKGTGTGGPGYTIPDEFGPGLKHDKPGILSMANAGPDTGGSQFFVTLVPTPWLDGKHAIFGQVVSGMDVVEAIGKVETGRQDRPVKDVVMTSVTVEGQGKAE, from the coding sequence GTGTTGTCCTGTTTGCTTCTGCTGTCGCCGGGGACGGCCCGGGCCGAGGAACGCCCCGTCGCGGTGGTCCAGACCAACATGGGGACCTTCAGGGTCGAGCTGTTCAGCGATCTTGCGCCCAAGACGGCGCAGAACTTCATTGACCTGGCGAAAAAGGGCTTCTACGACGGCGTGATCTTCCACCGGGTCATCGACGGCTTCATGATCCAGGGCGGGGACCCCAAGGGGACGGGGACGGGCGGACCCGGCTACACGATTCCCGACGAGTTCGGCCCCGGCCTCAAGCACGACAAGCCGGGGATCCTGTCCATGGCCAATGCCGGTCCCGATACGGGCGGCTCCCAGTTCTTCGTCACCCTGGTCCCCACCCCCTGGCTGGACGGGAAACACGCCATCTTCGGCCAGGTCGTCTCGGGCATGGACGTGGTCGAGGCCATCGGCAAGGTCGAGACGGGGCGTCAGGATCGTCCGGTCAAGGATGTGGTGATGACGAGCGTCACGGTCGAGGGCCAGGGAAAGGCCGAGTGA
- a CDS encoding ABC transporter substrate-binding protein: MLLLLLGMPFASDASAATPENRASGAGTRIVVDQVGNEVELPAEVNRVVIASAWPLASVFCLFEGNVDKLVGLDPAIISAAENSLLVKVAPKIVHVPSGFSKNGVLNVEELLKLKPDVVLYASAVPGDYEACKRAGIPAVGFRLDVKGFNAVETINSWMELLGRVMNTAIEAEDFVAYGRDMQHKVAERLKDVPQSGRPRCMFIHGYEASAVRVPGASSWADYWIGASGGVNVASEAGKGTKSVNMEQIYAWNPEKIFITNFLPLLPDDLYGNRITGHDWTPVEAVKRAAVRKLPLGMYRWYVTCSDSALMLLWMAKENHPELFADIDMNRTVKDFYRKFYGLALSDGEVASIFEAKREAAAGI; the protein is encoded by the coding sequence TTGCTTTTGCTGCTCCTGGGGATGCCCTTCGCCTCGGACGCCTCTGCGGCGACGCCGGAGAACAGGGCTTCCGGGGCGGGGACCCGTATCGTGGTGGATCAGGTGGGGAACGAGGTCGAGCTTCCTGCCGAGGTCAATCGCGTGGTGATCGCCTCCGCCTGGCCTCTCGCCTCGGTCTTCTGCCTTTTCGAGGGGAACGTCGACAAGCTGGTGGGCTTGGACCCCGCGATCATCAGCGCCGCGGAGAATTCGCTTTTGGTGAAGGTCGCTCCCAAGATCGTCCATGTTCCGAGCGGGTTCAGCAAAAATGGGGTCCTCAATGTCGAGGAGCTGCTGAAGTTGAAGCCGGACGTCGTGCTTTACGCCTCCGCCGTGCCGGGGGATTACGAGGCCTGCAAAAGGGCCGGGATACCCGCCGTGGGATTCAGGCTCGACGTCAAGGGCTTCAATGCGGTCGAGACCATCAACAGCTGGATGGAGCTGTTGGGCCGAGTGATGAATACGGCTATCGAGGCCGAGGATTTTGTCGCCTACGGAAGGGACATGCAGCATAAAGTGGCGGAGCGCCTCAAAGATGTTCCCCAGAGCGGGAGACCGCGCTGCATGTTCATCCACGGCTACGAGGCCTCGGCGGTTCGGGTTCCCGGGGCTTCGTCCTGGGCGGACTACTGGATCGGCGCTTCGGGGGGCGTCAACGTCGCCTCCGAGGCGGGCAAGGGGACCAAAAGCGTCAACATGGAGCAGATCTATGCGTGGAATCCGGAGAAAATATTCATCACCAATTTCCTTCCGCTGTTGCCGGACGACCTCTACGGGAACAGGATAACCGGGCACGACTGGACCCCCGTCGAGGCCGTCAAGCGGGCTGCCGTGCGCAAGCTGCCTCTGGGCATGTATCGCTGGTACGTCACCTGCTCCGATTCCGCCCTGATGCTGCTGTGGATGGCGAAGGAGAACCACCCGGAGCTTTTCGCGGACATCGATATGAACCGGACGGTAAAGGATTTTTACCGGAAGTTTTACGGGCTTGCGCTGAGCGACGGGGAGGTCGCCTCCATCTTTGAGGCCAAGCGTGAGGCCGCGGCGGGGATTTAG